The genomic segment TTGAACGCATTTCGGAGCGGGCAATCAAGACAACATCATAACCAACCACAAGATGATCATCGAGCAGACGCAGCGCCTCACGCAGCCGCCGCTTTACCCGATTACGGATGACTGCCCCTCCAATACGTTTGCCGGTGATCACACCATAGCGGTTGTGAGGCAGCCCGTTTGGGGTATAGGCAAGGGTGAAGAATGTCCCTCGGATTGTTTTTCCCACGCTGCGCAGATGGGCGAAATCCGCCGCCCGACGCAGGCGCAAGTCACGCCGCATCCCTTTGCCCCATTACCCCGCTCAATTAGCTGTTCCAGTTAACCTTCTTCACATGGGTGCGCTTCACCGTCAGACGGTGCCGCCCCTTTGCCCGCCGTGCTTGCAGGACATTACGCCCATCGGCGGTCAACATCCGGCGACGAAAGCCATGCACCCGCTGGCGGCGGCGAATTTTTGGCTGCCAAGTACGTTTCACCACAATCTCAATCCTCCATTGGGCGCCGACCCGTGATCATGAATACGCAGGGATCGGCGGTAACGTTTCGTTTGATAGGAAAAACCTGAAGTAGAAAGTATAGCCGATGGGGTAGGGCGGGTCAATGTCCAGCTTGTTTTGCTTGCAGTACCCTCGCTGGTTGGGCTGCAACCAGCCTTCTTACAAGACGGGCGAACCTAGTGATTTTACCCCTTGATCACCACCGCATACCCCCATTTGAGGAGTATATCAGGATGAACAGGGCTGTCAACCAATAAGGGGTCAATCTTCTTGAAAAATGTTGTAGGTCGCTCCATCGTCAGCGGTTGTCCCATTCCCCGTGACTGCTGTATCCGCCCCTTCGCCTGTCGTCCCGTCTTGTTTGAGCGCGTTAATTTCTCGTAAGGACTCTAAAACGCTTTGTTCCATTGCCCACAGGGGCAGCCGCTCACGCTGATTCAAGAGCGCCTCTAGACGAGGATAACCGTTCAGGTATTCGTCTGCCCAATTGCGGGCAAACTTACCCTCCCGAATCTCATTGAGAATATCGCTCAGGTTGCGGCGCAAGCGGAGATCATGAACGCGATCTAGGCGGGAGAGCGTCCCATATTGGCTGACCAATGCCTGATTGCGCAAGGCGGGCATAACGCCCATGCGTCCGGCGGCGGCAAGTGCCGCACTCAGTTTTCCGGCAAGGTAGGCATCCAAAAACGCCGCTTCCACCGGATAGTTTTCCTTCACCAGCACCTCGGCGGCGGTGGCGATCAGATGGTGGAGAGCGGGCATCACCCCCTGATCGATAAAGTGGGTGAGTTCTGCCTCTTGCCGAAAGGTGATCTCAAACGCACCACGTCCCAGAGCACCAACCGCCCAAGCAAGGGCGAGCAGGGTTCCCCATGCCCGTCCGGTGGCGTCTTGTTCCACGCTGAGAAAACTAAGAAACCCGCCCTCGGTTTCATAGGCGGCACGGATGAGCGTCCCATAGGTGCGCGGGGCGATCATGACTGTATCGACAAAGGCGGGCGGCTCAAGGTAGCCGAAGGCGATGCTGTAGCCACTGCTAAAGACCAAGACATCGCCTTCTTTTAGGGAAGGGGCAAGGGCGCTTAGGTACAGATCGGGGACTTGCTCATCGGGCAGGGTGATGATCTTCACATCGGCACGGGCGGCGGCATCACCAGCGGTAGTCACTTCAAAGCCCTCGGCGCGAGCGCGGGCAGCACGGTTTTCGTTCGTCGCCCCAATGATTGGACGGTAGCCAGTGTCCATTAGGTTCAGGGCGAAGCCGCGTCCTAATTCGGTGTAATCGAAGATTGCTAACGTGCGTCCGGCAAGGTAGCCGGGATCGGCGTCGGCGTCGGTATAGCGGGCAGTCATAATCCCCCTAGAAAATCGTTCATGATGGGCATGATCTGCGCCGGGTGGCGGACGGCACAATCGTGCGAGCCGCGTGGGATCACCAGCAGATGCGCCCCAGAAATTCGCGCTGCCGCCCGCCGCGTTTGTTGAATTGGGATAAGTGGATCGAACGCGCCAGCAATGATCAAGGTTGGGATGGGGATTCGTTCCAATGGCGGGTCAAATGTCCGAATTTGGGCAATATCCAGCGCGTAGCCAGCTTGCCGTGCGCTGGCGGGGTTTGTTTGCTGGAATGCCCGCAAAATGGCAAGCGTTTCGGGGTCACGTTCCAACAAAGGGAGGGCGGTTGCCGTTGTTCGGGAAAGAACCCAATTCAGGAAGTCCGAACGGTTGGCAAGGGCAATGGGGGCAAGGACATCCATCACCAAACGGTTCAGAACGCCCATCACCGGACAGCCGAGGATCAGCCTTCGACAGCGATCTGAGTGGCGAAGAGCAAAACTGATCGCCGCCATGGCGCCCGCAGAATAGCCTGCCATCACCACACGATCTATAGATAAAGCATCAAGGAGGGCGGCAAAGGTATCCGCCATCTCGTCGGGGGTTAAGCCAGCAAGGGTTGGTGTGCGAAGGTAGCCCGCCCGCGAAACGGCAATCACGCGCCGCCCCGGAAAACGCCGCCCAATGACCAGGCATTGATCATAGCCACCCATGCTTTGATGGCTGATCAAAACCGCTTCGCTGGCGTCAGGGGCACCGCCGAGAGCATATTCAACAACACCACGCCGCGTTTCGATCAGGCGGCTGTGCGCTTGTTGTTCCGCCGCCGCCGAGGTCAACTCGTCAAGATAAAGGCGAGGGACATTGAGCGTCTCGCCAAGCCGCTGCCAGAGGGGTTTTGAGAGTGTCATCCGCCTAATCAGTTTCGTTCAGATGGGTTATCTATGGTGAGTCTATTATACCGAGGTTGTGTTGAGTATTTTGTTTGCGAACCCCTACCCCTTTCCCTCGTATACAGGCTGCGGAAAGCAAGGCGGCTGCGGGAGGAGAGTTTTCTAAGCCCCGTAGGGGCTTGAAAGGCATCGTCGCACCGCCTATTCTACACTTCTTCACCCCAAAGGACTTTGGTGGTGGTACTTAGCTCCCACGAACAACATGCCCCAGTTTTCCGCCTGCGGCTGCCAACTGCGCCCTTGCCTGTTCAGGATCAAGGCTCAAGCGATGGGCAGCAATTGCCGTTTTCATCTCCCCGCCGCAGCGATCCAACAAAGCGGTTGCCGCCGCCTGATCCAAGCCCGTCGCCTCGCTGACGATCCGCGCTGCTCGCACCCGCAGTTTGATGTTCCCCGCCTGCATATCGGTCATTAGGTTGCCAAAGGTGCGCCCCGCCCGCACCATCACGGCGGTGCTGATCATGTTTAGGGCAATTTTTTGCGCGGTTGCTGCCTTTAAGCGCGTTGATCCGGTGAGTGCTTCCGCCCCTGTGGGAAGGGTAATCGGATGACGAACGATCTCGGCAAGAGGGGCGTTCACGGCGTTCACGATGCAGCCCGTGATTGCTCCGCGTTTGGCAGCTTCCCGCAATGCGCCAATCACGTAGGGCGTTGAACCGCTAGCGGTGATCCCGATCACGGTGTCTTTGTCGCCCACCGCGTGGTGGGCAATCGCGGCTTCGCCGTCCGGTTCGCTGTCCTCCGCGCCTTCTATGGAATGGGTGATTGCCCCCTCACCGCCAGCGATGATCCCGATCACGCCATCTGTGCTGAACGTCGGCGGACACTCCGAGGCGTCAAGGACTGCCAAGCGTCCGGGCGTCCCCGCGCCGATGAAGATGAGTCGCCCGCCCTCCTCGAAGGCAGGGGCAATGGCATCGACAAGGGCGGCAATCTGGGGGAGCTGATGGGCGAGGATTCCGGCGATGCGGGCGTCCTCGCTGTTCATGGCATGGAGGAGGTGGAGCGTGGGCTGTTCGGCAATGCGCATCGTCAGCGGGTGGCGGCGCTCTGTTGCCCGCAGGGTGTTTCCCGCCGGAAAGGGTATATCTTCTGCCGGCGTGTGAATACCCGCTGCACTAAACGCCATGAGCGCCGCACCGAGGGGGGCATCGTGTTCCCGATCCAAAATGACCGCCTGGGGGAGGGCGGTTTGCACATGGAGAGCGAATAGATCGCGCAGAAGGGCGGAATATTTGAAGATGCTCCCCGACAACAGAACCGGGAACACCTCGCCAGTGGCGGCAAAGCCTAGTTTCCGTCCGGCGGTGATTGTCTCCTGGGCAAGGTGATCGGCGGCTTCGGCAATGATCCGGCGGGCGACGAGATCACCCTCCCCTTCTTCGGCAAGGATCACCGCATGACGTGCCAATGCTGCGATCTCGTCAATGCGGCGCTTGGGCGCATATGCCCAATCAATAATCCCTGTTGCGTCGCTGAGGGCAAGGTCGTTCAGCACGGCGTCGCTGAGCGCCGTTGGGATGTCCGACCCATCATAGGCGGCGGCGACGGCGTTCATCACCGCACGGGCGATCCAATAGCCGCTGCCAGCGTCCATGTAATGCCCCCACCCACCGCTGCGGGCGCGTTCCCCCCGCCCGTTGACGCCGAGGGCAATCATCCCTGTCCCGCTGATGGTGACGATCCCAAACGCCCGTCCCACGCCTGCCACCAGCGCCGCCAGCGCATCGTTCTCAACGACGATCCGCTGTTTGGGGTAAAGCGATCCGAAAATCTCTAGAAACAGGGTGCTATCGGCGGGACGATCCACGCCGGACAAGCCCGCCCCTATGCCCACGACGTGATCAAGTCCAAGCCCAGAATCGTGCAGCAGGCTTTCGATGCCCGCTTGAATCGTTTCTTTCGCCGTCTCCACGCCAATGTAATTGGGGTTGCTTGGGCCGACCTCCGCACGGGCGAGGATTGTCAGGTCGGTATCGGTCAGGACGAGGGAGGTGTGTGTCCCCCCACCGTTGATGCCAATGGCTAATTCTTTTTGTGACACGTTCTTTATCCTATCCCCCTTACCATATACCAGAGTGAAAAGGCTTGTTGTCTAGATCGTTCCCCCTTCCCACAGATAACCCTTCTTTTCCTCGCTTACATAGGCTGAGGAGGGGGGGATTGACGGGCGACCACGTGGGGTTGCCCATGGAAGGTGTGATTCCCCTTTTCTAGCGGGG from the Anaerolineales bacterium genome contains:
- the murQ gene encoding N-acetylmuramic acid 6-phosphate etherase, with the protein product MSQKELAIGINGGGTHTSLVLTDTDLTILARAEVGPSNPNYIGVETAKETIQAGIESLLHDSGLGLDHVVGIGAGLSGVDRPADSTLFLEIFGSLYPKQRIVVENDALAALVAGVGRAFGIVTISGTGMIALGVNGRGERARSGGWGHYMDAGSGYWIARAVMNAVAAAYDGSDIPTALSDAVLNDLALSDATGIIDWAYAPKRRIDEIAALARHAVILAEEGEGDLVARRIIAEAADHLAQETITAGRKLGFAATGEVFPVLLSGSIFKYSALLRDLFALHVQTALPQAVILDREHDAPLGAALMAFSAAGIHTPAEDIPFPAGNTLRATERRHPLTMRIAEQPTLHLLHAMNSEDARIAGILAHQLPQIAALVDAIAPAFEEGGRLIFIGAGTPGRLAVLDASECPPTFSTDGVIGIIAGGEGAITHSIEGAEDSEPDGEAAIAHHAVGDKDTVIGITASGSTPYVIGALREAAKRGAITGCIVNAVNAPLAEIVRHPITLPTGAEALTGSTRLKAATAQKIALNMISTAVMVRAGRTFGNLMTDMQAGNIKLRVRAARIVSEATGLDQAAATALLDRCGGEMKTAIAAHRLSLDPEQARAQLAAAGGKLGHVVRGS
- the rpmH gene encoding 50S ribosomal protein L34, with the protein product MKRTWQPKIRRRQRVHGFRRRMLTADGRNVLQARRAKGRHRLTVKRTHVKKVNWNS
- the rnpA gene encoding ribonuclease P protein component, translated to MRRDLRLRRAADFAHLRSVGKTIRGTFFTLAYTPNGLPHNRYGVITGKRIGGAVIRNRVKRRLREALRLLDDHLVVGYDVVLIARSEMRSTSFSALEMSLLLLVGKAGLRRESSNQPVQENTP
- a CDS encoding alpha/beta hydrolase, whose product is MTLSKPLWQRLGETLNVPRLYLDELTSAAAEQQAHSRLIETRRGVVEYALGGAPDASEAVLISHQSMGGYDQCLVIGRRFPGRRVIAVSRAGYLRTPTLAGLTPDEMADTFAALLDALSIDRVVMAGYSAGAMAAISFALRHSDRCRRLILGCPVMGVLNRLVMDVLAPIALANRSDFLNWVLSRTTATALPLLERDPETLAILRAFQQTNPASARQAGYALDIAQIRTFDPPLERIPIPTLIIAGAFDPLIPIQQTRRAAARISGAHLLVIPRGSHDCAVRHPAQIMPIMNDFLGGL